One Oncorhynchus masou masou isolate Uvic2021 unplaced genomic scaffold, UVic_Omas_1.1 unplaced_scaffold_3232, whole genome shotgun sequence genomic region harbors:
- the LOC135534268 gene encoding BAH and coiled-coil domain-containing protein 1-like isoform X1, which yields MAADEGFQMDEDDSSFSEGDEDSNPSYPHIPRSTLAAPSCVLTRQLLTDGLRVLISKEDELLYAARVHTLELPDIYSIVIDGEREIAPESTHWSNCCRKR from the exons ATGGCGGCGGACGAGGGCTTTCAGATGGATGAGGATGATAGCAGCTTCTcagagggggatgaggacagtAACCCATCATACCCTCACATCCCCAGGAGTACACTAG CAGCCCCCAGCTGTGTCCTGACCAGACAGCTGCTGACAGATGGACTCAGGGTGCTGATCTCCAAGGAGGATGAACTTCTCTACGCAGCCCGGGTCCACACACTAGAGCTGCCAGACAT CTACAGCATTGTTATTGACGGGGAGAGGGAAATCGCCCCAGAATCTACTCACTGGAGCAACTGCTGCAGGAAGCGGTGA
- the LOC135534268 gene encoding BAH and coiled-coil domain-containing protein 1-like isoform X2 — MAADEGFQMDEDDSSFSEGDEDSNPSYPHIPRSTLAPSCVLTRQLLTDGLRVLISKEDELLYAARVHTLELPDIYSIVIDGEREIAPESTHWSNCCRKR, encoded by the exons ATGGCGGCGGACGAGGGCTTTCAGATGGATGAGGATGATAGCAGCTTCTcagagggggatgaggacagtAACCCATCATACCCTCACATCCCCAGGAGTACACTAG CCCCCAGCTGTGTCCTGACCAGACAGCTGCTGACAGATGGACTCAGGGTGCTGATCTCCAAGGAGGATGAACTTCTCTACGCAGCCCGGGTCCACACACTAGAGCTGCCAGACAT CTACAGCATTGTTATTGACGGGGAGAGGGAAATCGCCCCAGAATCTACTCACTGGAGCAACTGCTGCAGGAAGCGGTGA